The Phycisphaeraceae bacterium genome segment CGCCGAGCGCACGGCCCGGGCGACGGAGCAGACGGCCCGGCACACCAAGCGACTGGCCGATGCGGCGGGGACGGGCGGATTGTCTTTCGGTTGAACGGAGTAGCGGATGCCGATCGAGGTGCGAGAAAAGTTCGAGTCCCGCCGCCTGGTGAAGGCCGCCAACGGCGCCAACTCCTCGGCGGAGCTGGCGTACATCGTGCTCGGCACGGACAACGACATCGCCGCGCGCGACGCCCTCGAGGCCGAGGCCCCGACCAACTACGCCACGCTGCCCCGCCAGAGCGTGCAGATCGAGCCGCTGGGCCCGGGCCTGTGGGACGGCGTGGTCCGGTACGCCCTCGCGGGGGGCGGCGGCGGGGGCGGCCTGCCCACCGGCGAGTCGTCATTCCAGTTCGACACCGGCGGGGGCACGCAGCACATCACCCAGTCGCTGGCCACCGTGCAGCGCATCCCCGCGCCGGGCATGGTCGCGCCCGACTTCCAGGGGGCCATCGGCGTCAGCGCTGACGGCGTCGAGGGGATCGACATCACCGTCCCCGTCTACCACTTCGCCGAGACGCACTACAAGCCCGACGTCCAGATCACGGGCGCGTACAAGGGCGTCCTCTTCAACCTCACCGGCAAGGTCAACGGCGACTCCTTCCGCGGCTTTGCCCCCGGCGAGGTGCTCTTTATGGGCGCGAGCGGCTCGAAGCGCGGCAGCGGCACCGAGGCCGACTGGGAGATCACGTACCGCTTCGCCGCCAGCCCCAACGTGACGGGGCTGTCGATCGGCCCGATCAACGGCATCAACAAGAAGGGGTGGGAGTACCTGTGGGTGCGGTACAGCGACCAGGAGGACACCGCCGCCAAGGCGCTGGTGAAGCGCCCCATCGCGGCCTACGTCGAGCGCGTGTACGAGAGCGGGAGTTTCGCGGCATTGCAGTTGGGATGACCCCCACGAGAAGACATGGGTGACGACCTCCGCAAAGTCCGGCCCGGCGATCCGCTCCGCATCCCCGCGCGGGCGTACAACGCCTTCGTCGATGCGGCGCTGGAGTCGAGGCGTCGCCAGCAGGACCGCCGCGCCGGTGAACTGTGGGACGGCGGGCGCTCCTTCATCGGCGGGGGCGTCGTGGCCGTGCGCAACGACAGCGGCGCGGACCTGGAGCGCTACCACGCCCTGGCCATCGACAGGCCGCTCTTTCTTCCCGGCGAGGACGGCCCGGAGAAGTCCTTCCAGAACCGCCTGGCCTTCAAGGGCATCACGCCCACCGACGCGACGCGCCCGGGCTCCTTCGCCATCGCCCGCGAGCCGATCCCGCAGGGCCAGGTCGGCCTGTGCGTCGTCCACGGCGTCACGCCCGCGCGGGTGCTCATCGAGGACGAGGAGCACGCCTTCGCCGAGGTCGCCCCCGACGAGACGGTACTCACCTCCGCGGGCTCGGGCGGCACCGTCATCCTCTGGAAGGAGGAAGGCGTCGGCGAGAAATGGGCGCTGGTCGAGGTGGGACGGCCTCGTGGGGGCCGGATCGTCGCCATTCTCGGCGAGGCCCGCGAGATCGAGGGCGAGCGCTTCCGCTGGCGCTACCCGTGGACCGAGGCCGCCATCGACGGCGACCCCGGCAGCGACACCTTCGGTCGGTACATCGCGCTGGAGGAAGGGCTGTCCTCCAAGGGCCCCGGCGGCGAGGAGGACCCGGCGCGCTGGGCGGTCAACAGGTTCGAGAGCCACCACAGCGAGGTGCCCGAGGAAGAACCCGAAGGCACCGACGGCTTCGGTGGCGTGCGCTCCCTCTTCGTGCCCGGGCAACTCGACCCGCAGGACCCCGCGGGCTACTGCCCGCGCAAGGCCGCGGTGCCGATGCTGCGCCCCATCCTCAAGGGCGTCGCGGTCGAGATGTTCGCCGAGCGCGACACGCGCGGCAAGACGGTCTGGGCGTTCCAGGCCCTCAACGGAATGGAGCTGGTCGAGTTCGATGTCCCGGTGTGGCTCTATGTCTGACCCCCACGAGGTTATCCCGGTTGACCTGGAAGCCCGCCGAGAGCACGAGCGGAGGAAGTACGTCGCGCTCATGCCCACCGGCTACGGCTCGACCAATCACGGGCGGCTCGCGTACCGGCTCGTCCAGGGATTCAAGCCCCGGTTCGTCGTGGATTTCGGCTGTGGCCGGAACCTCTTCATCCAGCACCTGCGGCGGCTGGGGATCGACGGGCTCGGCATCGACTTCGCCTTCCCGGAGGCGGACATCGTCGCGCCCATGCACCGCGTGCCGGTCTCCGCGGGCATCGCCGACGCGGTGACGTCCTTCGACGCCCTCGAGCACGTGCTCCCCGAGGAGGTGGACGAGGTCCTCGACGAGATGCGGCGGATCGCGGTGCCCGGCGGTCGGTTCGTATTCTCGATCTGCACGCGTGAGAGCAAGACGAAGGTCAACGGCGAGGGCCTGCACCCGACGGTGCGGCCTCTCAAGTGGTGGCTCGACCGGATCGGCCGCGTCGGCACGGTGCGCCAGGGACTGGGTGCGCCTCGTGGGGGGTACATCGCAGGGGTGTTCAACCATGCATGAGGGCTTCTCATGAGAGAGAACGGGGGCGACATCGCGGCGTTGCAGTCGGGGCTCAAGCAGCGCAGGCCGGCGCGGAGCGGCGTGCGCCTCTACACCGCCGACTTCGATTCTGTCTCCCTCTGCGACTTCTATCGGAGTCGCTCGGCGTTCCTGATCCTCTCGGGACCGTCGCTCGCCCAACTCGACCTGTCGCGGCTCAACCAGCGCGGCATCGTCACGATGGCCGTCAACAACGCCTGGGCCGTGCATCGTCCGACGCTGTGGACGTGCGTGGACGACCCCGGCCGCTTCATCGACACGGGCTGGAAGGACCCCGGCATCCTGAAGATCGTGCCCGTCTCGCACTTCGACAAGCGACTGCGCGTGCAGAACCCCGATGGCTCGTTCCGTGCGAGCGCGTTCAAGGTGCGGCAGATGCCGGGCGTGCTCTTCTACCGCCGCAGCGACCACTTCGACCACAGCCGATTCCTCAAGGCCGACACCATCAACTGGGGCCAGGACGGCGAGCACACGGACTCGCTGGGGATCAAGGGCAAGCGGAGCGTCATGCTCGCCGCGCTGCACCTGCTCCATTACCTGGGCTTCCGCACGGTCTACCTGCTCGGCTGCGACTTCAAGATGGCCCGCGACCGGCGCTACGCCTTCGACGAGCACCGCAGCAAGGACGCGATCCGCCACAACAACATCCTGTACGAGAGCCTCCAGAAGCGCTTCGAGGCCCTGAAGCCGCACTTCGAGCAGCACCGCTTCCGCGTGCTCAACTGCGCGCCCGACCCCGAGTCGTGCGCCCTGAAAGCGTTCGAGTTCGTGCCCTTCGAGCGGGCCGTGGCGGACGCGGCCGCCGAGTGCTCGAAACCCATCAGCACCGCCGGGTGGTATCAGCCCGCCAACCCAACGCAGGAGAACCAGGGATGAGCGACGAGCCACGCCGGTACTTCCTCTACATCCCCGTGTGGGCCTCCACCGGCGGCCCCGGCGGCTCGGGTTCGGGCTCCGGCTCGTCGGGCAGTTCGGAGAGTTCCTCGTCGGGCTCGTCCTCGTCCAGCGGGAGCAGTTCGTCGGGTTCGTCAAGCGGGTCATCCAGCAGCGGCTCGGGCTCGTCGAGCGGCTCGTCCGGCGCTTCGAGCGGCGCGAGCAGCGGGGCCAGCAGCGGTGCGTCGAGCGGCGCATCGGGCAGTTCCGGTGCGGGCAGCAGCGGCGCGTCCAGCGGTGGCGGCGGCAGTTCGGGCGCATCGGGCGGCTCCGCCAGCGGCGGGTCTGGGAGCGGCGGATCGGGCAGCGGCGGCTCCGGAGGCGGAGGCTCGGGCGGAGGAGGATCGGGGGGCGGGGGCGGCGGAGGAGGAGGTGGCGGTGGCGGCGGAGGCGGGGGTGGCGGTTCGAACTGCCTGCTCTTCGGCACGCTCGTCCGCCTGGCCGACGGCCGCGTCACCACGATCGAGAACCTCAAGCCCGGCGACAGCGTCGCCACCATCAAGGTCCCCGGCCTCGAGGTCGACGTCCCCTACCGCGCCCAGTACCAGTGGCTCTCTCACCACGGTATGCGCGGCACGATCCCGACCGTCGGGCGCGTGGCCAGCGTGAAACTCGGCGAGCACACCGGCTTCGTGGTCATTAACCGCCGGATCAAGGCCACGCCTGAACACCCGTTCCTGATGCGCCGCGGCGATGAGTGGGGATTCACGTCGGCCGAGCTGCTCAAGAGGGGCGACTACCTGATCGGCGAGCGACTCGCCGAGGAACTCGTCGAGACCATCGAGCGGATCGACGCGCCAACCCGCACCGTGGCCATCCACATCCCCGGCACGAACACGTTCTCGGCCGAGGGCGTCTGGGTCCACAACGACATGCCCGCGACGGCCCACTCCTCTGGCTCCGGCTCGAGTTCCAGCGGCTCGGGCTCCGGTTCCGGCAGCGGCTCGTCGGCCAGCAGCAGCGGCTCGTCGGCCAGCAAGTCCAGCGGCTCGTCGATGTCGTCGAGCTCCTCCTCCGGCTCCGCCAGCGGCAGCGGCTCCAGCAGCCAGTCCAGCGGCGGACCGGGAGGGACTTACTCGATCTGAAGTTGAACGGATACGAGCACGGGGCCTCAAACGCACGCGATTCCGTCCCTTCCGGGATTGAATCTCGGCAATTCCCGTCCAAATACCGATCGATGTGGGTATCTCGTTTTAGACCATCGGGTGATCGGATTGACATGGCTATCGCACATGTTATACTGATGGCCATGACGAGCAGGCGTTCGCCGGAAATCCCGAGTGACTACCCGACTCGCGTGAGGAGACTGCGGGACCGCCTGGGCCTCACGCAGGTCGAACTCGCGAGCCGACTCGGTGTGGCCTTTGCAACCGTGAACCGGTGGGAGAACGGCCAGACCTCCCCGTCGCCGCTCTCCTGGCAGCAGCTCGTCCGGATGGACGAGGGGAACGCTGAGGAGCAGTCGTCAGTTACCACCGCCGTTGCTGCCCCCTCGCTCGACTTTACTGGCTCATCCGACGTTGTGCGTGCACTGGCGGAAGGCGAGCGTCTGAGTTTCGGGCACCTCTTCAATCCCGCGTTCGCCACAGAAATCTCGCAGATCGACCCGCTGCCACACCAGCGGATTGCGGTGTACGAGCACATGCTGTCGCAGTCGCCGCTCCGCTTCTTGCTGGCTGACGACGCAGGCGCGGGCAAGACGATCATGACGGGCCTGTACTTGCGGGAGATGAAAGCCCGGCGACTCCTGCGGCGGATCCTCATCGTCCCGCCCGCGGGCCTCATCGGGAACTGGCAGCGCGAGTTGCGGACGCTGTTCGACATGGACTTCCGGATCATCACCGGGGCTGATGCCCGCGACGAGAATCCGTTCATCGGCGAGGGTAGTGATCGACTGATTGTGAGCGTGGACACGCTTGCCGGGGCGAGAATGTTCGCCCGCCTGCGCGAGCAGGGGGTGTTGCCGTACGACCTCGTGGTCTTCGATGAAGCACACAAACTGTCCGTTGATCGAGGGGCAGACCTGCGTGTACGGAAGACGGAGCGGTACAAACTTGCCGAGGCTCTTGCTGGCGTGACGGGCTTGGACGATGCGTGGCGGCTGCCGTGGACCGTGCAACACCTCCTTCTCCTCACAGCGACTCCACACCAAGGAAAGGACTATCCCTACTACGCCCTGTGGAGACTCCTTCTCCCCGAAGTGCTCTCCACGCCGGAGGCATTCGAGCAGTATCCGACCGACCGCAAGGCCGCCCACTTCATTCGGCGCACGAAGGAGGAGATGGTCCACCTGAGCGGAGCTCCGCTCTATCCGAAGCGGATCTCGGACACGCTCGGGTACGACCTGTCGCAGGGCGAGGTCAGCGAGCAGTCCCTCTACGACGAGACGACCGAGTACATGCGGCATGTCTACAACCGGGCGAAGGTGCTGAACCGATCGGCGGCTCGCTTGGCCATGAGCGTCTTGCAGCGGCGGCTTGCCAGTTCAACCTACGCGCTCCTCCGCTCGTTTGAACGTCGCATCGAGAAACTCGACGACCTGATCCGCCAGATCCAGCAGGGCAAACTGACCGAGGAGCAGATGGTCGTCTTGCAGCGGCGGCTCGCCGAAGAGAAGGACCTTCTTGACACGACCACGGCCGACGAAGAGGAGACGAAGAACGGCCGCGAAGAGCACGAACTGTCCGAGGAGCGGCTGCTCGCGGGCGTTGTTGCCGCGTCGCTCGCCGACCTCGTCGTGGAGCGCGAGCAGGTCGTCAACCTCCGCGAACTCGCCAAGAAGGTCCACGCCAAGGGGGAGGAATCGAAGTTCGACAAACTCCGTGAGGTGCTCACGCAGGATCGGTTCGCGGGCGAGAAATTCATCATCTTCACCGAGCACCGCGACACGCTGGCGTACCTGATCAACCGGCTTGGAGGCATGGGCTACACGGGGCAGATCGCCCAGATCCACGGCGGCATGGACTACCTCCAGCGCCAGGACGAGGTTGAACGGTTCCGCAGGCCGCACGCAGACGGTGGAGCTCGCTTCATGATCTGCACGGATGCCGCGGCCGAAGGCATCAACCTCCAGTTCTGCTGGATCATGATCAACTTCGATGTGCCGTGGAACCCGGCCCGCCTCGAGCAGCGCATGGGCCGCATCCATCGGTACGGCCAGAAGCACGACCCGGTGCACATCATCAACCTCGTCGCGCCGAGCACCCGCGAAGGCCTGGTGATCGAAACGCTGCTCAAGAAACTCGAAGCGATCCGTCTCTCGCTCGGCAGCGACAAGGTCTTCGACTCCATCGGGCGGCTCTTCGAGGGGCTCTCGATCAAGGACTACATGGAGCGGGCGGTCGTCGGCGACAAGGACGCCGTCGCCAGAGAGCTGGCAGGCCGCCTGACCGACGAGCAGGTCGCGGCGCTCGAATCGCGCGACCGGATGCTCTACGGCGACGGGGGCGACGTGAAACGCCAGTTGCCCCGGTTGCGCGAGGACCTGGAGCGAGAGGCCTACTGCCGATTGCTCCCCGGCTACGTGCGGCAGTTTGTCGAGAACGCCGCGCCGCTCGTCGGTCTCAAGATCGATGGGGACATGGACGCCGAGTTTGCCTTTGTGCCGACCGAGCCGGGCGCGGGGTCCGCTGTCTTTCATGCGCTCGACGTCTACCCCGCCCAGCGCCAGCGACGGCTCACCGTCGTGCGCCCCGAGCAGCGCGACCAGGCCGTCTGGATTCACCCCGGCGAGCCTGTGTTCGAGCGGTTCCGCGCAACGGTCAGAGATCAACGAGGCGACGAGGCGCTCCGTGGAGCAGTGTTTGTCGATCCGACCGCCGATCGGCCATATCTCTTCCACCTCGCCCTCACCAACGTCGTCCGCCAGGCGGACCCGGAACTTCCGGACCTCGCGAACGAAGAGCCGATCGAGTGCCGACTCATCGGTGTCAAGCAGTACGAGGGCGCTGAGGTTTCGCTCTGCCCCGTGGAACATCTTCTCCTGCTCAAGGGTGGGCGCGGCATCCCGGGCGCAGCCGCGCAGCGGCTGGCCGTCCGCGCGCCGACACTCAAAGAGCAGGCCGAGGCCTTCGTTGTCGAGCGAGTGAGCCGCGACATGGCGACAAAGCATCGCCGGCAACTCCTGGACACACTGGCCGAGCGCGAACGATTCATGCAGCGCGGCTTTGACTACCAGGAAGCCGAACTCGCCGCGGCCCGCGTCAAACTCTCCGAGAAGGCCCGCTCCGGCAACGCCGCGGCCGCCAAGGCCCTCGCCGAGATCAAGGACCAGCAGCGGTCGCTGGCCGATCGGCGGCGCCTCGCCCTGGCTTCGATCCGCCGCGAGCCCGAACTGGTGACCCCGGGCAGCGTGACCTTCCTCGCCCATGCGCTCGTGGTTCCCTCCACCGACCCCGAAGACCGCAAGCGTCACGATGCGGAAGTCGAGCGGGTGGCGATGGACCTGGCGCGGGCGTTCGAGGAGGCCGCCGGCGCGAGAGTTGTCGACGTATCCACGCCGACGCTGGCACGCGCCGCGGGGCTCACCGACAACCCCGGCTTCGACCTGCTGGCGATCTACGAGGGCGGCGAACGCCGGGCCATCGAGGTCAAGGGCCGCGCCGGTACGGGCGATGTCGAGGTTTCCAGCAACGAGTGGGCCCGCGCGGCGAACCTGCGGAGCGGCTACTGGCTCTACGTCGTCTATGACTGCGCGTCGCCCGCGCCGCGTCTCGTGCGCGTGCGAGACCCCTTCGCTACTCTGCTGGCACGGGCAAAGGGGAGCGTGCTCATTGGTGCAAGGGCGGTGAGCGAAGCGGCGGAGGACTGAGCCTGCGGGTCTGCAAGACCCTTGAACGGAGTGCAATCATGGCATTTGAGAATCGAATCGCCCTCATCAAGAAGATCCAAGACCTGCGAGGCTCCACGGTCATCTGTTACCTCACGAGCCTGCGCCCCAATGCCCCGGCCCAGATGGCCGACGATTCGGTGCGCGTCGTGTTCGACCATCTCCTGAGGTTCCAGCAGCGACCGATCGAGCAACTCGACATCTTCCTGGTGAGCAATGGGGGCAGCGGCACGGTCCCGTGGCGGCTCGTGTCCGTGTTCCGGGAGTTCTCGAAGTCGTTCTCGGTTCTCATTCCTTACCGCGCCTATAGCGCCGCATCGCTACTCGCGCTCGGTGCTGATGAGATCGTGATGCACCCCTTCGGCGAACTCGGCCCCATCGATCCGACGGTGTCGAACGACTACAACCCCGTTGAGCCGGGCACCGGCCGCCGGATCGGCATCAGCGTGGAAGATGTCCGGGCCTACGTGAACTTCGTGAAGTCTGTGGGGATTTCCCACGAAGACGAACTGGTGAAGACGATCGAGATCCTGGCGAACAAGGTCCACCCGCTGGCACTGGGCAACGTCGAGCGGTTTCTCGCCCAGTCTCGGATGATCGCCACGAAGATCATGCGCACGCACATGCGGAACGCGGACGATCACACGATCAAGGACATCGTGGAGAACATGGCATCGAAGTTGTACTTTCACGGGCACCCGATCAACCGGCGAGAGGCGAAGGAAGACCTCAAGCTCAAGGTCAATAGCGACCTGCCGCCGGAACTCGAGACGGCGATGTGGGACCTATACCTCGACTACGAGGTCGAGTTCGAGAACCTCTCGGTGTTCAATCCGCACGCAGAACTGTCTGCGATGCCTGACCCGCAGCCCCCCGCGCAGGGTCAGCCTGCACCGCAGAAGGTCAAGACCTTCGACCTGATCCACGCGATCGTGGAGAGTTCGCCGCTCTCAAGCAAGCACGTCAC includes the following:
- a CDS encoding DUF3883 domain-containing protein is translated as MAIAHVILMAMTSRRSPEIPSDYPTRVRRLRDRLGLTQVELASRLGVAFATVNRWENGQTSPSPLSWQQLVRMDEGNAEEQSSVTTAVAAPSLDFTGSSDVVRALAEGERLSFGHLFNPAFATEISQIDPLPHQRIAVYEHMLSQSPLRFLLADDAGAGKTIMTGLYLREMKARRLLRRILIVPPAGLIGNWQRELRTLFDMDFRIITGADARDENPFIGEGSDRLIVSVDTLAGARMFARLREQGVLPYDLVVFDEAHKLSVDRGADLRVRKTERYKLAEALAGVTGLDDAWRLPWTVQHLLLLTATPHQGKDYPYYALWRLLLPEVLSTPEAFEQYPTDRKAAHFIRRTKEEMVHLSGAPLYPKRISDTLGYDLSQGEVSEQSLYDETTEYMRHVYNRAKVLNRSAARLAMSVLQRRLASSTYALLRSFERRIEKLDDLIRQIQQGKLTEEQMVVLQRRLAEEKDLLDTTTADEEETKNGREEHELSEERLLAGVVAASLADLVVEREQVVNLRELAKKVHAKGEESKFDKLREVLTQDRFAGEKFIIFTEHRDTLAYLINRLGGMGYTGQIAQIHGGMDYLQRQDEVERFRRPHADGGARFMICTDAAAEGINLQFCWIMINFDVPWNPARLEQRMGRIHRYGQKHDPVHIINLVAPSTREGLVIETLLKKLEAIRLSLGSDKVFDSIGRLFEGLSIKDYMERAVVGDKDAVARELAGRLTDEQVAALESRDRMLYGDGGDVKRQLPRLREDLEREAYCRLLPGYVRQFVENAAPLVGLKIDGDMDAEFAFVPTEPGAGSAVFHALDVYPAQRQRRLTVVRPEQRDQAVWIHPGEPVFERFRATVRDQRGDEALRGAVFVDPTADRPYLFHLALTNVVRQADPELPDLANEEPIECRLIGVKQYEGAEVSLCPVEHLLLLKGGRGIPGAAAQRLAVRAPTLKEQAEAFVVERVSRDMATKHRRQLLDTLAERERFMQRGFDYQEAELAAARVKLSEKARSGNAAAAKALAEIKDQQRSLADRRRLALASIRREPELVTPGSVTFLAHALVVPSTDPEDRKRHDAEVERVAMDLARAFEEAAGARVVDVSTPTLARAAGLTDNPGFDLLAIYEGGERRAIEVKGRAGTGDVEVSSNEWARAANLRSGYWLYVVYDCASPAPRLVRVRDPFATLLARAKGSVLIGARAVSEAAED
- a CDS encoding class I SAM-dependent methyltransferase, which translates into the protein MSDPHEVIPVDLEARREHERRKYVALMPTGYGSTNHGRLAYRLVQGFKPRFVVDFGCGRNLFIQHLRRLGIDGLGIDFAFPEADIVAPMHRVPVSAGIADAVTSFDALEHVLPEEVDEVLDEMRRIAVPGGRFVFSICTRESKTKVNGEGLHPTVRPLKWWLDRIGRVGTVRQGLGAPRGGYIAGVFNHA